A portion of the Wolbachia endosymbiont of Oedothorax gibbosus genome contains these proteins:
- a CDS encoding helix-turn-helix domain-containing protein gives MERSLDYEVGQKVKNWRLERGYTQKDLAEKLGVKYWVILQYEKGNRRISIERLYAIAGALSVSITDLITASKEKIGFKNEEGEILNLVREYKKINDQELRRMFCLLTQFVQVSEKSSKKSEKIKIAKGLVKAGVSVDIVAKTIGLSADECVEEKTGSIYYQIGKKIKEWRLVREYTQKDLAEKMDTTRDEISNYEQGRVATPLGKLYEIAEVLSINIMDLLELTEDADDKIKNELPDLIKEYKEIESQELRYALIKSLFEEIRICEEKVREVERIKVGRDLVKGGIPIDIILQIIC, from the coding sequence GTGGAAAGAAGTTTAGACTATGAAGTAGGGCAAAAAGTAAAAAATTGGAGGTTAGAGCGAGGGTACACTCAGAAAGATTTAGCAGAGAAACTTGGTGTAAAGTACTGGGTAATACTTCAATATGAAAAAGGGAACCGTAGAATTTCAATCGAAAGATTGTACGCTATAGCAGGTGCATTGTCAGTAAGTATTACCGATCTCATTACTGCATCAAAGGAGAAAATCGGCTTTAAAAATGAGGAAGGAGAAATATTAAATCTAGTAAGAGAATATAAAAAGATTAATGATCAGGAGTTGCGTAGGATGTTTTGTTTATTAACCCAATTTGTCCAAGTTAGTGAGAAAAGTAGTAAAAAATCGGAAAAAATAAAAATTGCAAAGGGTTTGGTTAAAGCAGGAGTTTCTGTTGATATTGTTGCAAAAACAATTGGTCTGTCTGCTGATGAATGTGTTGAAGAAAAAACAGGTTCTATCTACTACCAAATAGGCAAAAAGATAAAAGAATGGAGGCTAGTGAGAGAGTATACTCAAAAGGATTTGGCTGAGAAAATGGATACAACACGTGATGAAATAAGCAACTATGAACAAGGACGCGTAGCTACTCCACTGGGAAAATTATATGAGATAGCGGAGGTGTTATCAATTAATATCATGGACCTGCTTGAACTAACAGAAGATGCAGATGATAAAATAAAAAATGAACTACCTGATTTGATTAAAGAATACAAAGAAATTGAGAGCCAAGAACTACGGTATGCACTAATAAAGTCTTTGTTTGAAGAGATACGGATTTGTGAGGAGAAAGTAAGAGAGGTAGAAAGGATTAAAGTTGGAAGGGATTTAGTAAAAGGGGGAATTCCTATTGATATTATTTTGCAAATAATCTGCTGA